tttatttatagaatggatatacttaaaccttgctacaacacttataggcagtgtacctaatcgtacagtagtgtagtttttagtaagtccggttcgttccacagagaaatctttaaacaaagctcaacgctatattagtttacttttataaaaatacaaatatatatataagtaatattattattataaaggggggtttttaccgtttaatgaccggtttgtcgattttaagactttagtcgcagttaaaacctaatgtaaaatattaaataaataaaagacttaatttaaagcgtaaagtaaataacgataatgaaattgcgaataataaaagtgcgataaaataaaattgcgataattaaaaagtacgataattaaaagtgcgattaaataacaataaataaaagtgcgataattagaagtgcaattaaatataaaatgaaggaaattaaatatgaaataaaagaattatgcttatttaaacttccgtaatcatgatgtttgacgtgttgattttagttttatgcccatgggttaattgtcctttgtcctggattatttaatatgtccgtctggtttttgtccataacagtccatcagtcataaatataaagtgcgagtgtcctcatcaaattattattatacccgaagttaaatattccaactaattggggattcgaattgtaacaaggttttaatactttgtttaatgaatacaccaggttatcgactgcgtgtaaaccaaggttttactactttgttaacaattacaccaattacccttgaatgtaatttcaccctgttttaattattctaatggctattaatccattcccgtgtccggttaaatgaacgattatgcgtacatataaataccccgcccatcgtgtccgatcgagtgtatatggtaatttatagggacgctcaattgtaaatctttatattaacattaacaaactttcatttagttaaacaaatataaagcccattaatagcccatagtctaatttccacaagtgtcgttcttttgtccaaaccccaattatggtacaaagcccaattacccaattttagtaattagcccaacatcatgattacttcgttttaaataagcataataataacttagctacgagacattaatgtaaaaaggttgaacataacttacaatgattaaaaatagcgtagcgttacacggacagaatttcgacttatacactcaaaacactccttaacataaccttattattattattaattaaaattaaaattaaaatttatttatttattacaaatgGAGAAAGATAGATAATATGGTGTACCTAAAACTGAACAAAACACGCgagatttatagacctggcctggaaaagtaagccatgcgactcgcatgactttggccttcctgccatgcgagtcgcatggtaggAAATTACAGCTCATGTTGTTTTGTCagattgcttgtcgacataataaataaataatataaatatataaataattttaataattatttatatattatattatatttatatgcatagttgagtagatctttttagtccgttgcgtcgcgcgtttcttctaggctcaggtcccggttccggattttcggacgtcctcgcgtattattttaaatcgcgtactttgcgtcttgtaacttgtactcttgtcattttgagacgttcctcatcaatattttgaacctttttgattgaatcttgtactttttagctctttggaccttttttgtcttcaatttgtcgaatctgccttttatcttctctttttaatatttaaacgaatatcgcttgtaaatcgaacaataccaactaaaatcttgtctttcttggagaataatgctataaaatatgtgttcatttttggcattatcagatATACGGCATCACTTTATTCGCGAAGTAATATATGAAGGGGTTATAATTGTGAGAAAGATTTGTACATCAGATAATCCAGCAGATATGTTGACGAAGGTAGTTACTACAATCAAGTTCAAACATTGTTTGGACTTGGTTGGCATTCGCAGTATACAAAAATGATGAGCCCTCAGGGACTGGAAGGAAGCAGAGACTGAGAGAGGATAGCAAAGGCATGgaatgttcgtcaaggtggagatttgttggatgCTAGCTTGGTCAAGCCTACAATGTTATATGTTGACTCAATTCCAACTTGCTTTCACATTAGAATGAAGCCTAGATAAATGCATGACAACTTTTATCTTGCAAACTCTAGAAGACCAACTATGTTATGAGTTGTATTTGAGATGTCAAATTCAAATTGCATACATATTGATTTTACAAGTCAAAGAAAGGGGGATACACTAGAACTTACAACTTGTTTACAACTTGATAAATGGAAGGAGTAGTCAATTTGAAGTCTTCTTCTTAACATACAAATTTCAACTATAAAAGGAAGTGCATGGATTTCATTTGATGATCATCCCATACTTGAAAGAGTTTAATTAACTCTTGTAAAAGTAGTATAGAGAAAAGAGTGAGGTATAGAATTGTTAATCAAAATTCTATACGATTGAGTTAAGAGGGAAGTATTATAATCTAGGGAGCGGTCtaaatactttgttagtattttagatcctagattgagtgatacattgtaacctcgaGTTTGTCATATTTGCTAATAAAATCCTTCCATGCTTCCGCTcgtggactaggcctcacgccgaaccacgtaaaaccttgtgtctttatttattgcttaattgttctattaatttctcgggtctTGAAAATGCGCTAATCACAACAGGTTGTTTGTGATTGACGATACAACAATCACATGTTCTTGTTTGGGTACTAAATCCTAACATTACCTTctatggggagccaatgtgctcgttataGGAGGGTTTCTTCGCTTACCTAAAAATAATTGTGAAAATATATAACTTTCATTACAGTAGCAATGTAGGCATCCTACTAcgagtataaaaaaaatatataaatatgtggAGTTTTCTAACGAAGTAACTGATGAAAAAAATAATGGTAcattttgaggtagttatttttaaaaaatctatacatctatctatctatctatatctatctatacatctatctatctatctatatctatacatCTATATTTATACATCTATACATCTATCTatacatctatctatctatctatctatctatctatacatcaATCAATCAATACATCAATCATCAATACATATCTATAAATCGTGAAACTAAATCCAATGTGTCAGCTGTTAATTAAATCTTAACCATCCTTGCTGACCTGTCAAATTGTTAATTAATCACAATTAACAATAATTAATCACAAAATATACACGTCGACATCTGAGAGCCAAAAGGGAAAATCACGCTGAACAAATCTCGAACTCTTTCACCTCTTAAACCGAAACCCTAATCTATCTGCTACAATCCCTATGATATGGGTATCACGTGCGTAGCACATGCATCTGTTAAATGAGGGATCACGTGCTAATCACGTGATCATCTTTAGGGCTTGCAGTTGGAGTTGCAGAATATTCCGCCTAAAAGTTGTTGAGTGTTAGATTCAATTCGGTTTAAGTAGTTAGTTGTTACATGATTAGTTTTCAGTTTTCAATTTGTAATCAAGTTACATTCTCTCTGTATTCTCAATTTCTTGTAATTCGTTGTACACCATTTTGCCCCAATTTAACTACGAAGCTCTTCTTGTTCTTGAGCTTTAAGGTTGATTGTGGAGTTCAATACAGATTCTTTAATCCAAGTTGAGCTATTGTATCAGTGGTATCAGAGCAGAACGCTCCTGGAAATCTCAAAATTCGATTCAATTTCAATCCAATTTCAATCCAATTTCATACACCATGGTAGCATCAACCCGAAATGGTGTCGTTAATGAAGAAAATTCAATTGAAGCTTTGAGAGCTGCAATTGAAGATATGAATCGCAACATGTTAACCGCTCAAACGCAAATGAATGAACGCATCTCAAGTTTGTACCTGCaacatcaacattttcaaacagaaTTGCAGAAATTCAAGTCAGGAGAAGGAAATAGTCATAAGCAGGTGACTAGGTTTACAAAACTGGAGTTCCCAAAGTTTGATGGTACAGATGTAAAGGGATGGATATACAGAAGTAAACAGTTTTTCTTGGCTGATCAAGTGGAAGATGATGACAAGGTCCGCATAGCATCCATTCATATGCAGGGAAGGGCCTTAAATTGGCATCAACAATTTGTTAGGTTGAATGGTGAAGATGTGGAATGGGCATTGTATGAAACAGCCATTCAAAAGAGGTTTGGATCAAGTATAGATGATCCTCTTTCAGAATTGAAGAAGCTTAAACAAACAGGTACTGTGGAAGAATATCATGATAAGTTTGAATACTTGTTGAATAAAGTTGAAATTAGTGAAAAGCATGCTGTAAGTTTGTTCTTGGGGGGTCTAAGAAAGGATATTGAATTATCTGTGCGTATGTTTAAGCCAAAATCATTGGAAGATGCATATAGCTTGGCTAAGTTGCAGGAGGATATGACATCTTTTACAGTCAAGAAACCAATTTTGAGCCACCAACCAAAAACTTCATACCAACAATGGCCAAGAACCCTACATACTACCAGTAACCAATTGGCTTTGGCCAACACTCCATACAACAATACTAGTGAGCAGAAAACCTTAGCTACCAATTCTGTTACTAGAAGAAGGTTAACTCAAAAGGAAATGGAAGAAAAAAGAGCTAAAGGTCAATGTTTTTACTGTGATCAGAAATATGCACCAGGTCATAAGTGCCCTGGTCAACTATATTCTCTTGAAGTTGTGGTAGATGAAGAGGTTGAACATCAATTGCTCAGTGAAATGTCAGatatagaagaagaagaagaacatgaattTGCAGCAGATCAGGGTATCAATTCACCACACATTTCACTGAATGCTCTCACTGGAACCAATGCTTATCAAACCATGAGGGTTAAGGGTTTGGTTAATAAATAcaagatacatatcttgattgaCTCTGGAAGTACACATAATTTTTTGGATATTAATGTGGCCAAAAAGTTAGGGTGTAAGATTAGTGGCACACCACCTCTATCAGTGTTTGTACCAGGGGGAAATCAAACATTAAGTGCCAATCAATGCCATAATTTTCAATGGCAGCTGAATGGGGAAACCTTCAAAAGTGATGTGATGCTGTTGCAAATTGGGAGTTGTGATATGGTGTTAGGGATACAGTGGTTGGGTACCCTAGGGGATATAATGTGGAACTTTGAAAAGTTAAAGATGACCTTTTTGTATAAAGGAAAAAAAGTGGAACTCAGGGGTCAACAATCATCAGCTTCAATTGTTGATGGTAAAAAAATCTCAAAGATTGTACAACAGCCACAAGTCCAATTGAATGCTATGTGTCTATGTATATACCCTGTAACATTGTGCAGCATGGAAGTTAACCAGAGTAACAAACAACAAGGTACAAATACTGTGCACAAGGGTATACAGAACTTAATTGCTACTTATAGTGATGTATTTGAGGTACCAAGATCTTTGCCACCAAAAAGAAGTTGTGACCACAGGATTTTACTTAAAGAAGGGTCACAACCAGTGAATATAAGGCCCTATAGGCACCCACCTTCACAAAAAGATGCTATAGAGGTTATGGTCAAAGAGCTGTTGAAAAGTGGGGTGATAAGACCAAGTCAAAGTCCATTTTCTTCACCAATTGTCATGGTGAAGAAAAAAGATGGTAGTTGGAGGATGTGCGTAGACTATAGGGAGTTAAATGCAAGGACCATTAAAGATAGATTCCCTATACCCATTATAGAAGAGCTCATTGATGAACTCAGTGGTTCAAAGGTGTTCACTAAGCTGGATTTACGTGCAGGCTACCATCAGATTCGCATGTATGATGAGGACATAGCAAAAACTGCATTTCGTACACatgatggacattatgagtttctggtAATGCcctttgggttgacaaatgctccATCTACTTTTCAGTCACTCATGAATGATGTGTTTAGGCCTTTTTTAAGGAAGTTTACTCTAGTCttttttgatgatattttggtgtATAGTCCCAATTTAGAAACACACATACACCATCTGCAACAAGTATTGGAAGTCATGAAGCAAAATACTAATACATCCATCGATTCAATGTCTCAATTTGTGTTATATCAATCGCATTCAATGTCCCTGTACATTTACGGGTTTGAATCATAAGCCGATTCAGTTAGGCTTCTTCTACAAACTCTTACTTAGGGTTCCTGTGCTTTTCTAAATTAGGGTTCATCTGTGAAGATGTAATATACGTCCTATGAAGATGTGTAATCGATAGTCTGTGCTTTTCTGGATACTTTGTCTTCACAGCCTCACCATACAATTATCTGTATACGATCTCCATATACAAACCCTTCATCCGTACATCACATGTTACAATCGCTTCAGCTATTCTGTTAACCCTAAAATCCGTCGCTTTAATTGCAAAGTAGTACCCTACCATTCATCCCTTTGGCAAAGACCGTAACCATTGGAACATAATTAGAATGCTAATCATTTTCTGGTGAATAAAGTCATTCATTTGATGGTTTAAGTCATTTTCATCATTCGAATGCTAATCGATTAGATATCGCACAAAATCAAGGTATGAGTACTTATTTTATTTTTCAGTTATTGTTTAAGATAATTCATTTAAGTTTTTAATATAATACTCTGTATAGGGAGTAGTTGATTTGGGTAAAAGATAAATCTCTACATAATATAATACTCTGTATAGTAGCTTTACTTGCGATTAACGACGTCGTGTCGTACGTTTGTTTGATGTTTTCCGTTTACCCTTTTTTCCTTTACTGTTATATATCACGTTTTTAGTAGATGGTATGCAAATGTTTAAGAATTAGTTATTTTACGCTCTGCGGTTTCTTTTCTGCAGTTTGGTTATTTATTATATGATGTTTTTAAGAGACTGTTCTGCTATTTTTTAATGACTTGATATTTAATATGTTGTATTTTTTGTGTTGTTGGTGGCCATATATGGTTGCATATGTTGCTTTATTTGTGTTAGCTTAGATATAGTTAGATATATTGTCTGACGTTATAGTAGTATGATGGCACCTAGAAAACGTCAGAAAAGATCTGTTGATAGTAAAAATGTTTTGTCCGAGAATATAAATTATAACGACATCAACGTATATGTCCCATCTGTATGTTCTATACTGACAGCTCTTATAGATTTTTTTCGATACCGTAATCGTAAGGTAAGTTCCAGTTCTGTTCAGCTTTTTTCTGTCGATGGTTCTTCTGGAACTTCTGTGAGTCAACTGCATTCTGCTTAGTCAGTTGCAAATGGTAAGctaacttttatgtaatgtttacttTATTGTGTTGTTGTTAAGGTAAATGTGTCAAAATAGGCGGGTTGGGTTACATGTCGGACGCGAATACATGATGCACCAATTATGTATACTATTTAAATGAGTTAAAGCTTATATTATTATAGTAAATGTGTCAAATTGGGCAGGTTGGGTTACATGTCAGACGTGAATACATGATGCACCAGTCACTTAAGTAAGCATTTACACACTAGATGACTTTTGGCCAGCATAACCCATTCACTTAAGTGACCCGCTTGATTCTTTATGTAACATTATCCGTTAGATCCAATTCTATATAAATGGGCTGATATTGCCACATGTGCACTTTCTGTTTTTAATGGAATAAACTGAATTGGTTCTTCTTTTCTTGAGCCACGTCACTGCTTCTTCGTGATCTGCAGTCGGTTGTGTTATATGATTAAGATGCGAAATACGTTGGGGTTCGTATCGAAACTTCTAATCGAAATCGATGCTACAAACGTCGAAATAGTAGATGCAATTGGCAGCAATGGTCTTGATATGAAGTTAATATTTTGACCCATTTCCTATCAAAATATACACTTTCGGCTGCTTTTGACCCGTTACCTTTAAAACTGATATTTTATCAACGCATTTGACCCGCTTCCTTTTTAACTGATATTTTTATCAACCCATCTGACCCATTTCCCTTTTAACATAACCCCTTTTAACATAACCCATATTCAATGAGACTAAACAGTGTAGTATCTGCGCAGACTGATCTTGGGGTGCCGATTGTGCACGCTGGCTTTGGTGCATTAATGCTTACAACTTCCATCAGTTATCTGTCACACACACAGGTATGTCAAATGAAACACATTTTAGTTACGGCTTTCAAAATTTAAACACATTTTGGTTGCAAATGGTAAGctaacttttatgtaatgtttactttatatgttgttgttatggtgTTTTTTATATTTCAATCATGTCTGCATATATAAACTATGTTGGTTTATTGTTATGATGGACGATCGTCATTTAGTTCAACCATGTGTTGGAATTTCTCGAATTCACAGAGCCTCTTTATCTAACGATGACTGAGTTTTCAATTTTGAAGGTATGCTTATGTGCATATCGATTGGTTTTACGATTAGTAAAACCACCACTGCACCATGTTCAATTAAGGGGTTaccaaattaatcatatcttttcattGATCGATTAGTAAACTACGGGATTGTTATTTAAAGATTGTTCAGTAATCTTCTAACATTTGTACCGCATTTGAACGTACTTCATTTTCATTGATCGCACAGGTGGTGATACGGGCTAATAAAATAATGGAAATGGAACGCCAGATTGTTAAGCTTTATGTGAATCTGCAGTTTTTAAAGACTTTTACAAGAAAATGAGGTAACTTCTGAATAATTTCTTGCTATCAACAGCAACAGATGCAGCCATAATCGTGGTCATGGATGACGACCGTGTTGTTGAGGTATCAATTTTTTTGTTAGTCGTTATGTAAGTTCATACGAGTTGTTCCTCGTCAGGTACATTAGGAGATTACAAAATGGATATGAAGCTGAGGTGAGGCTGAAGTGTGGGTAACACGCCTAAGAGCACTAATTTCTCATGGACATCATCATTTCAAAGAACTCTATCTTCAAAGAACAATAAGTTtagatggtaattttttttttttttgtatttatatattttgaaGGGTGAAAATACTAAATTTTTCATTACCTAATTGTTCATAGAGTTGTTTTGGTATTTTGCATAAGTCGTCGTGGTTTTTATTGAAAATAGAAATTGGAAGCTTGAATTACTAATTTGTGCATTTATAAGTTTATATTTGTGTAATATTTCTTCAGTTTATGCACTTAACTTCTTGCGaacgattgttgttgcagttgtaaTTTTTGCGATGGTTGTTTTTTCTATTATTTTAACGTCGCTTTCGTTTGATGTCGTTCTTATTTTTAAATTTTGTGGCTATTTTTGTATTCAGCTACTGATTTTGCTATTGTCACTGCCGTTGAGTTGATCTTCGTCTTTGTTTAAGGGTAATGTTTTATTTTTATAGTGTTTTGCCTTCGATTCTCTTATTGGGATTATTTTACATCTTTGTCTATGTTTAAAGGTAATTTTTAATGGAACCATCCATGTATGCTATCTACACAATTAGCGTTTGAATCACATAATATATTAGTGTTTGAATCATCAGATAATATATGAGGGTTTGAATCATCTAACCTACTGTTTTCAGCCGGTTGTTGTGGTAGCCCTGCAGCTGCCGCTAAACAACAATAATATTGTTGCCATTGCCACGGGAGCTACTATTCCACCGTCCCAATGGACCCATGTATGCCTACATTGGCAGGGTTCAAAGTTGACATAAATTCAGACGTGATTTTTATCTATTTCATGTTTACAATAATCAATAACTTAACATTGTGTTATGAAGAACTGTATGCaaaaatattttaaatattttggTGATGAGTATTCTTTATACTTTACAAATTCAAACGACAACATGACTTACGAAAATGACTGTATAATATCGTTGTTTCATATACATTTGTAAAATACTAGATAATGTTTTTGGATGAGTACCcgtacaacgcacgggctcataaatctagttatGTGATAATGTACGTGTTGTCGTGTATCAATAGAAATGTGTTTAAATTTCTCAAAAATAATTCTTAgtctattatttaaaaaaaatattaaaatgaaAAAGGAGTAAAAAAGTGAGATGTGACGAACAATCCCTGGGTACAAAACTACAAATCCATTCCTTTAAGGATGAATTATGCAAACCTTAAACACAAAGAATATATCGTGTTCTTGTGTTCTTTTATCAAATTTTTTAATTTACCAACTTTTTTCTCACTATAAATAATCCCCGGCCCATTCTCGCACCAAATCCTCCCACATATATTTGTCAGTTGAAACACAACtcttagaagaaaaaaaaatgaagcaaATTGTTGCAACATTTGTTCTTGTGGCACTCGTACTTTTGAACTCTTCTCTCATCCATACTACGATGGCTGGTTCAAGTAAGATCATAAATCTTTTTACAAAGTCATACcaattatatatacttttattagcTATTTAGCTGATAACGTGAACCGAATGAATGTTGTGTATTTTGTTTACATGTTACGAAACAAAGTAAGACTATTTACTTTTTTTGTTTGTACTTACTGTTGTTTAGATACCTTCTTTTTAATTTCTTCTATAAACATGTacatttttttttttcagtttaaaTGATaggttaaaaaaattaaaaaagaaaatgaCATAAATAACAATTTAACTTTGTGAATTAAAAACTATATAGAAAAAGACCAATCAATGAAAAGTAAATCGGTCCTAAGTTTGCTGATTGTTTTattttactagtgaaatgacccgtgaaatcacgggtttgttttaatgaaatagtttaatgatatgttttaggtattaagtgaacgtaaatgttaaaatcatttagtttaatgacccgtggaatcacatatttcgactaagaaacttgtcattatttttacaaacatattgatatacttaacttggtcagaataaatgaacataAACAtattgacccgtggaaccacaattGCTATTTTCCTTGCCATATAAGTCtatattacaacattttattgaaacCTGTATTTTGTATACATATGTAACTTAATTAATCCCGTAAAAAACTCAtagttgaataataataatataataataataaattttgctataaaattgagtatttatatttttaataataattattagtaataacatatgTCTCTttatttttaaaaagaaaaaataaacttacaattattatatgaaagaAAAAATAATACggaataattatttggttgttattATGAAAAGAAACAAATAATTTAC
This genomic window from Rutidosis leptorrhynchoides isolate AG116_Rl617_1_P2 chromosome 2, CSIRO_AGI_Rlap_v1, whole genome shotgun sequence contains:
- the LOC139889124 gene encoding uncharacterized protein — protein: MVASTRNGVVNEENSIEALRAAIEDMNRNMLTAQTQMNERISSLYLQHQHFQTELQKFKSGEGNSHKQVTRFTKLEFPKFDGTDVKGWIYRSKQFFLADQVEDDDKVRIASIHMQGRALNWHQQFVRLNGEDVEWALYETAIQKRFGSSIDDPLSELKKLKQTGTVEEYHDKFEYLLNKVEISEKHAVSLFLGGLRKDIELSVRMFKPKSLEDAYSLAKLQEDMTSFTVKKPILSHQPKTSYQQWPRTLHTTSNQLALANTPYNNTSEQKTLATNSVTRRRLTQKEMEEKRAKGQCFYCDQKYAPGHKCPGQLYSLEVVVDEEVEHQLLSEMSDIEEEEEHEFAADQGINSPHISLNALTGTNAYQTMRVKGLVNKYKIHILIDSGSTHNFLDINVAKKLGCKISGTPPLSVFVPGGNQTLSANQCHNFQWQLNGETFKSDVMLLQIGSCDMVLGIQWLGTLGDIMWNFEKLKMTFLYKGKKVELRGQQSSASIVDGKKISKIVQQPQVQLNAMCLCIYPVTLCSMEVNQSNKQQGTNTVHKGIQNLIATYSDVFEVPRSLPPKRSCDHRILLKEGSQPVNIRPYRHPPSQKDAIEVMVKELLKSGVIRPSQSPFSSPIVMVKKKDGSWRMCVDYRELNARTIKDRFPIPIIEELIDELSGSKVFTKLDLRAGYHQIRMYDEDIAKTAFRTHDGHYEFLVMPFGLTNAPSTFQSLMNDVFRPFLRKFTLVFFDDILVYSPNLETHIHHLQQVLEVMKQNTNTSIDSMSQFVLYQSHSMSLYIYGFES